A DNA window from Camelina sativa cultivar DH55 chromosome 17, Cs, whole genome shotgun sequence contains the following coding sequences:
- the LOC104756529 gene encoding pumilio homolog 15-like has product MKHLLVFLIVYGQCTIIFARENKLNIWNNLDPNHKHTTLFVHCKSGSIDKGPQYVPYGKLYQFPIKETWLRNTLFWCTFRHGPNYKFEQKFDVYKSRSQRVPQGSIYEWIVKEDGIYFRINSAPIHKVHNWKLTGA; this is encoded by the coding sequence atgaaacaTCTCTTagtttttctaattgtttatggCCAATGCACCATTATATTCGCGCGCGAAAACAAGCTCAATATATGGAACAATCTCGATCCCAATCACAAACACACAACCCTCTTTGTGCATTGTAAATCTGGAAGTATCGACAAAGGACCACAATATGTGCCGTATGGAAAATTATATCAATTTCCTATCAAAGAGACCTGGCTACGTAATACGCTTTTTTGGTGTACTTTTAGACATGGGCCTAACTATAAGTTTGAACAAAAATTTGATGTGTATAAATCCAGATCCCAAAGAGTACCTCAGGGAAGCATATATGAATGGATAGTTAAGGAAGATGGAATTTATTTTAGGATAAATAGCGCTCCAATCCATAAGGTGCATAATTGGAAGTTAACAGGTGCATAA